A single window of Mycosarcoma maydis chromosome 1, whole genome shotgun sequence DNA harbors:
- a CDS encoding mediator complex subunit MED6 (related to MED6 - subunit of the RNA polymerase II mediator complex): MSTQPAPPPEAPSNLLHVQFKNPEFLSYLSHLQSTGQVSLGRDSSCAKFDPAHPLTEHNVMAYFATSPFFDRRSNNEQIRMQNIANGIQNLSGGMGAKQEEQELKRFTGLEFVLVHSREPTCFVVQKRWRTSPTETTPLAAYYVINDSIYQAPDLYSILATRLQSTVYALRMSLSTQRRARPSFDPRRGHHGRFIVADAPTSIDADSNRTCTTQSTHTHHADDHTPQLEHQQDHIHPPPPAAFTQPQLKKARFD, translated from the exons ATGTCGACGCaaccagcaccaccaccagaAGCACCCTCGAATCTGCTCCATGTCCAATTTAAGAACCCCGAGTTCCTCTCGTACCTCTCGCATCTCCAATCCACCGGTCAAGTCAGTCTTGGCCGCGACTCCTCTTGCGCCAAGTTCGATCCTGCCCATCCTCTCACGGAACACAATGTAATGGCGTACTTTGCAACCTCACCGTTCTTCGATCGGCGAAGCAACAACGAGCAGATTCGCATGCAAAACATCGCGAATGGCATCCAAAATTTGAGCGGAGGCATGGGAGCTAAACAGGAGGAACAAGAACTAAAGCGGTTTACCGGACTCGAGTTTGTGCTCGTGCATTCCAGGGAACCGACGTGTTTCGTTGTGCAGAAGCGATGGAGAACTTCACCGACCGAAACAACACCTTTGGCCGCATACTATGTTATCAACGATTCCATCTACCAGGCTCCTGACTTGTATTCTATTCTGGCAACCCGACTG CAATCCACCGTATACGCGCTGAGAATGTCGCTATCCACCCAACGTCGAGCGCGACCCTCTTTCGATCCGCGCCGTGGCCATCATGGTCGATTCATCGTCGCTGACGCCCCCACCAGTATCGACGCCGACTCCAACCGCACCTGCACCACCCAATCTACGCACACCCACCACGCCGACGACCATACCCCCCAACTCGAGCATCAACAAGACCACATCcaccctcctcctcctgcCGCTTTCACTCAACCCCAACTCAAGAAAGCGCGCTTCGATTGA
- a CDS encoding putative H(+)-transporting V0 sector ATPase subunit c, with translation MDPSKINTELCPVYAPFFGAMGCTAAIVFTCLGASYGTSKSGVGISAMGVLRPDLLIKCVIPVIMAGIIAIYGLVVSVLISGDIKTPMSLYAGFIQLGAGLSVGLAGLAAGFAIGIVGDAGVRGTAQQPRLFIGMILILIFAEVLGLYGLIVALILNTRSQDDPLGCLLK, from the exons ATGGATCCATCCAAGATCAACACGGAGCTCTGCCCCGTCTACGCCCCCTTCTTCGGCGCTATG GGATGCACTGCTGCTATCGTCTTCACTT GTCTCGGTGCCTCGTACGGTACTTCCAAGTCCGGTGTCGGTATCTCGGCCATGGGTGTTCTTCGACCTGATCTTCTGATCAAGTGTGTTATTCCCGTCATCATGGCTGGTATCATTGCCATTTACGGTCTTGTGGTCAGCGTGCTCATCTCGGGCGACATCAAGACACCCATGTCGCTCTACGCTGGTTtcatccagctcggcgcTGGTCTTTCGGTCGGTCTCGCTGGTCTTGCCGCTGGTTtcgccatcggcatcgtcggtgACGCCGGTGTGCGCGGTACCGCTCAGCAACCCCGACTCTTCATTGGTATGATCTTGATCCTGATTTTCGCCGAAGTGCTGGGTCTCTATGGTCTCATTGTTGCACTTATCCTCAACACTCGTTCGCAAGACGACCCTCTTGGATGCTTGCTCAAGTAA